In Trichlorobacter lovleyi, the DNA window CAAGAAGTTACAGAAGCAGTGAGCAGACTGGTTGGCTCTGGGTATCAGGAGGTGGTTTTAACCGGTATCCATATGGGTGCCTATGGGCTTGACCTGTCCCCCTGTAGCAGCCTGACTGAACTGGTACTGCTTCTGGAAAAGCAGAATGCAATCCATCGTCTGCGCCTTGGTTCCATTGAACCCAATGAACTGACAGACGGGCTGCTGGCCCTGTTCAAACACTCAACACGGCTCTGTCATCACCTGCATATACCGCTGCAAAGCGGCTCTGACAGCGTACTGCAACGGATGGGGCGCGGCTATGACACCAACTTTTATGCCAACCGGATTACAACTGCGGCACAGTTGCTGCCTGATGCCTTTATTGCTGCAGACCTGATTGCCGGCTTCCCTGGTGAAACAGAGCAGGAGTTTAGCGAGACCTGTACCTTTGTGGCATCACTGCCCCTGGCTGATCTGCATCTGTTCCCCTACTCTATCCGCCCAGGCACCAAGGCAGCTGCCATGTCAGGCCATCTCAAACCAGCCATCATCAAGGAGCGGGCAGAGCGGTTACGCGGCATAGCTGCAGATAAACGTGCGGCCTTTCAGCAACGTTTCATTGGTAAGCCTTTACCGGTTCTTGGGCAGCGACACAATCCAGTCACCGGTCTTATGACCGGGCTTTCACGTAACTATCTGGAAGTCTGCTATCCGGCCCCCCCATCGTTACTGAACCATGAAGTTACTGTGCATGTCGATTATCTGCACAGCAACTATTTGCACGGCATCTGTGAAGGAGTCTGACATGGCAACAGCAACATCCCTTGATGAGGCCCTGAAACGCACCAACCTTTCCCGCACAAACCAGATGGAGATGCTCACCTTCCGTTTAAGTGATGGTCAGCTTTATGGCATCAATGTCTTCAAGATTATTGAAATACTGGAAAGCCCAAACCGT includes these proteins:
- the mtaB gene encoding tRNA (N(6)-L-threonylcarbamoyladenosine(37)-C(2))-methylthiotransferase MtaB gives rise to the protein MTSTEPHHTKRFAVATLGCKVNQFETADMVEQLKADGWQLVPFTAEADLYLINSCTVTARSDAESRRLIRRARRANPLARVVATGCYAQVAPSDLQALPELNLVLGNEEKHDLVLHMERGEHRVTDLTSLKTSGPLRLTSFSEHTRAFLQIQNGCETGCSYCIVPIARGPSRSVPPQEVTEAVSRLVGSGYQEVVLTGIHMGAYGLDLSPCSSLTELVLLLEKQNAIHRLRLGSIEPNELTDGLLALFKHSTRLCHHLHIPLQSGSDSVLQRMGRGYDTNFYANRITTAAQLLPDAFIAADLIAGFPGETEQEFSETCTFVASLPLADLHLFPYSIRPGTKAAAMSGHLKPAIIKERAERLRGIAADKRAAFQQRFIGKPLPVLGQRHNPVTGLMTGLSRNYLEVCYPAPPSLLNHEVTVHVDYLHSNYLHGICEGV